In a single window of the Verrucomicrobiia bacterium genome:
- a CDS encoding transposase family protein, with product MKKDWLPKLQGRYARRSREGKSRMLDELCEDHKYERKYAIKLLRGELPLPTGRVHPGPERRYDVVEPIVRKIWLTAEQPCGKRLVPVLRQWLPYYERRYGELSARQRTLIRHVSPATVDRLLGPARAQHSGRGRSGTKPGSLLRSEIPIRTGTWDLNRPGYLEADSVAHCGGSLAGCFIWSLTYTDILSGWTEGGAVWNKGSTGVLAATRQVEERLPFALLGFDSDNGGEFLNHHLWAYMRERKVAVEFTRSRPYHSDDNAHVEQKNWTWARQLLGYGRLEDPELVAPISALYRDVWAPWQNFFLPCLKLESKWREGSHWRKRYELPRTAYARLCAPGILRPKERRQLRERYENLDPFELKDQLEQRLKGILKLKPN from the coding sequence ATGAAAAAAGATTGGCTGCCCAAACTGCAGGGTCGCTACGCACGACGCAGTCGGGAGGGCAAAAGCAGGATGCTCGATGAGCTCTGTGAAGACCATAAGTATGAGCGCAAGTACGCCATCAAACTGCTCCGAGGTGAGTTGCCGCTTCCAACGGGTCGGGTGCATCCTGGACCGGAGCGACGGTATGATGTGGTGGAGCCGATTGTGCGCAAGATCTGGCTGACGGCTGAACAACCCTGCGGCAAGCGTCTGGTGCCCGTCCTGCGGCAATGGTTGCCCTACTACGAAAGACGCTACGGAGAGTTGAGCGCTCGGCAACGGACTTTAATCCGGCACGTCAGCCCCGCCACAGTCGATCGGCTGTTGGGTCCAGCGCGTGCCCAGCATTCGGGCCGGGGTCGGTCGGGGACCAAACCGGGGAGTTTGTTGCGATCGGAGATTCCGATTCGCACCGGCACCTGGGATCTGAACCGGCCGGGATATCTGGAGGCCGACAGCGTGGCCCATTGCGGTGGGAGCCTGGCCGGGTGTTTCATTTGGAGTCTGACCTACACCGATATTTTAAGCGGCTGGACCGAAGGCGGGGCAGTGTGGAACAAGGGCTCTACAGGCGTGCTGGCAGCCACTCGGCAGGTGGAGGAGCGCCTGCCTTTCGCTTTGCTGGGATTTGATTCGGACAACGGAGGCGAGTTCCTCAACCATCATTTATGGGCTTACATGAGGGAGCGGAAAGTGGCGGTGGAATTTACCCGTTCGCGCCCCTACCACTCCGACGACAACGCTCATGTGGAACAGAAGAACTGGACCTGGGCGCGACAGCTCCTGGGCTATGGGCGACTGGAAGATCCGGAACTGGTGGCACCCATCAGCGCACTTTACCGGGATGTATGGGCGCCGTGGCAGAACTTCTTTCTGCCCTGCCTGAAACTGGAGAGCAAGTGGCGGGAAGGCAGTCATTGGCGCAAGCGTTACGAACTGCCCAGGACCGCCTACGCCCGGCTCTGCGCACCCGGAATCCTGCGTCCCAAAGAGCGCCGGCAATTGCGCGAGCGTTATGAAAATCTGGATCCATTCGAGTTGAAGGATCAACTGGAACAAAGGCTGAAAGGAATTCTAAAACTAAAGCCAAATTGA
- a CDS encoding competence/damage-inducible protein A has protein sequence MIVELINTGSELMVGRVLNTHQQWLCRQLADAGYCVSRQVAVPDAAECIQVALKEALCRADLVIVTGGLGPTSDDVTRDSVARLLGLPLREDPELLRQIELFFTERGRPIPAAARGEAMVPLNAVVLKNRNGTAAGLALEVPAGRFRHTEKSSWLILLPGPPRELRPMFTEFALPWIREKLPSSAFVCRTFRTCGLGESQVQARVGHRLADLVVKGLSVGYCARPGEVDVRLAFTGADAEKNVAEGEALVRHALGEHVYAADDVALEGLIVGRLTDLQKTVAIAESCTGGCISDRITNVPGASAVFRGAFITYSNLLKEKCLGVKAETLRVHGAVSEPVVREMAAGALGRGESDFAIAVTGIAGPGGGTDEKPAGTVFIALATRSQVLAWRMINPWDRRTFKEVTTQQALNILRLAISAA, from the coding sequence ATGATCGTCGAACTCATCAATACAGGCAGCGAGTTGATGGTGGGTCGCGTGCTAAACACTCATCAACAGTGGCTTTGCCGGCAACTTGCAGACGCGGGTTATTGCGTCAGCCGGCAAGTGGCGGTGCCGGATGCCGCCGAATGCATACAAGTGGCTTTGAAAGAGGCGTTATGCCGCGCCGATCTCGTAATTGTCACGGGCGGATTAGGGCCAACTTCCGACGATGTGACACGCGATAGCGTTGCCAGGTTGTTGGGACTGCCATTGCGCGAGGATCCCGAGTTGTTGCGACAGATCGAGTTGTTTTTCACAGAACGCGGGCGTCCAATACCTGCCGCCGCTCGCGGGGAGGCCATGGTCCCTTTGAACGCGGTGGTTTTGAAGAATCGCAATGGAACAGCTGCCGGTTTGGCTTTGGAAGTTCCCGCGGGGCGGTTTCGGCACACGGAGAAGTCGTCGTGGCTCATACTTTTACCCGGTCCGCCAAGGGAACTTCGACCTATGTTTACCGAGTTTGCCCTGCCGTGGATTCGGGAAAAGTTGCCGTCTTCAGCGTTTGTATGTCGAACGTTTCGCACCTGTGGTTTGGGCGAATCGCAGGTTCAGGCGCGGGTTGGGCATCGATTGGCTGACCTCGTCGTGAAAGGGCTGTCTGTTGGCTATTGTGCGCGGCCTGGTGAAGTGGATGTGCGCCTCGCCTTCACTGGTGCGGACGCGGAAAAAAACGTTGCCGAGGGTGAGGCGTTGGTGCGCCACGCTCTTGGCGAGCACGTTTACGCCGCTGATGACGTTGCGCTCGAGGGATTGATCGTCGGCCGTTTGACTGACCTGCAGAAAACTGTCGCAATCGCTGAGTCGTGCACAGGCGGCTGCATTTCTGATCGCATCACAAACGTTCCCGGAGCTTCCGCAGTCTTCCGCGGCGCCTTCATCACGTATAGCAACCTGCTGAAGGAAAAATGCCTCGGAGTCAAAGCCGAGACACTTCGCGTGCATGGCGCGGTCAGCGAACCGGTTGTTCGCGAAATGGCCGCTGGCGCGTTGGGAAGAGGCGAAAGTGATTTTGCGATCGCTGTCACCGGGATTGCAGGCCCAGGAGGTGGCACGGATGAAAAACCCGCAGGCACAGTTTTCATTGCACTAGCAACAAGGTCACAGGTTCTGGCCTGGCGCATGATAAATCCTTGGGATCGCCGAACCTTCAAGGAAGTGACCACCCAACAGGCACTTAACATTCTGCGGCTCGCCATTTCGGCTGCGTAA